In the genome of bacterium, the window GCGAAGGCGGTGATCTTCCACGCCTGTTTTGCACCGCTGATCGAAAAACTCCGTGATCGGTTGCCCCAGGTGAGGCTATGGCTGCAGGTCGCGGATGATTCCGGGCAATCCCTGGAGGGCGCGCTGGACTACGAAGAGGCGCTTGCTGCGGCCGAGCCTGCGCCTCCAGTAGGCCTCACGCCGGACGACCTCTACATCCTCTACACCGGTGGAACGACTGGCATGCCCAAAGGCGTGCTCTGGCGCCAGGAAGAGATCATCGAGGCCGCATTGATGCCGCCTCGGGTAGAGCCCACCCAGGCTGCCCTGGTGGCGCGCGCGAAGCAGGGCAGCAGTGTCCGCTCGCTCCCCACACCACCCTTCATGCATGGCGCCGCGCATTGGGGCGCGCTCACCATGTGGCATGTCGGTGCCTGCGTCGTCGTGCAATCGAATCCGCGCTCTCTCGATGCCGATGACATCTGGCGCACGGTCGAGCGGGAGAGGGTCACGGCGATGACGATCGTGGGCGACGCTTTCGCGCGACCGCTGCTCGATGGTCTGGCGAAGGGCGAGTACGACGTATCGAGTCTGCGGACGATCACTTCGGGCGGCGCGATCCTGACCGCCAGCACGAAGAACGAGCTGCTCGAGGCGATTCCTCAGGTCCGGATCCTCGATGTGCTCGGCTCGTCCGAGAGCGGTCATCAGGGCACCCAGATCTCACGCCCCGGAGCCAAGGCGACGACCGGCGATTTCGACCTCGAAGCCGGAAACATCGTCCTCGACGAAGGGTTGACGGCGATCCTCGCGCCGGGCTCCGGGCAGACCGGATGGCTTGCCCGGAGCGGACCAGCTCCGCTCGGTTACTACAAGGATGAGGAGAAGACCGGCCGAACGTTTCCGACGATCGACGGCATTCGCTATGCGGTGCCCGGAGATCGCTGCATTGCCAGCGCCGACGGCAGCCTGAAGCTTCTCGGGCGCGATTCCGTCACGATCAATTCCGGCGGTGAGAAGATCTTCGCCGAGGAAGTCGAGCAAGCGCTGAAGCATCACCCGGCGGTCTTCGATGCCGTGGTCGCGGGCATTCCGCACGAGCGGTTCGGGCAGCAGGTGGCGGCGGTCGTTCAGTTGCGCGAGGGCCGATCCGCCGGAGAGGACGAGCTGCGAGCCGCCTGCGAGGCGCATCTGGCCCGCTACAAGCTCCCGAGAGTCATCGTCTTCATCGATCACATCGTCCGCGCCCCGAGCGGAAAAGCCGATTACCGCTGGGCGCGAGAGATCGCAGAAGGCTAGTCCCTTGTATCGGCCAATTCAGGTGGTCCTACCATCCTGCGCTCCCCCGCGGGTTGACCAGCGACACGACGAGTCCTGCTGTGGGGCGATCTCGGGATGGCACCACCGTCAAAATGGATCGAACCACGGCACTAGTCCCTTGTATCGACCAAAGGCGGAAGTGTTGTCATGCTAAGCACTGCGTCCCCCGCAGCCAATCGGTTCTCGCCGTGTCGCGGGCCGATTCATGGGGCCCGTATGTCGAAGAAGCGGTA includes:
- a CDS encoding acyl-CoA synthetase yields the protein MAAIHEAIAAEIPDRECLVFGDRRFTWQQVTDRTRRLAAVLKEAGLGCHQERDGLENWESGQGHIALYLYNGNEYLEGMIGALKARCAPFNVNYRYVEEELLYLFDNADAKAVIFHACFAPLIEKLRDRLPQVRLWLQVADDSGQSLEGALDYEEALAAAEPAPPVGLTPDDLYILYTGGTTGMPKGVLWRQEEIIEAALMPPRVEPTQAALVARAKQGSSVRSLPTPPFMHGAAHWGALTMWHVGACVVVQSNPRSLDADDIWRTVERERVTAMTIVGDAFARPLLDGLAKGEYDVSSLRTITSGGAILTASTKNELLEAIPQVRILDVLGSSESGHQGTQISRPGAKATTGDFDLEAGNIVLDEGLTAILAPGSGQTGWLARSGPAPLGYYKDEEKTGRTFPTIDGIRYAVPGDRCIASADGSLKLLGRDSVTINSGGEKIFAEEVEQALKHHPAVFDAVVAGIPHERFGQQVAAVVQLREGRSAGEDELRAACEAHLARYKLPRVIVFIDHIVRAPSGKADYRWAREIAEG